Within Phaeodactylum tricornutum CCAP 1055/1 chromosome 15, whole genome shotgun sequence, the genomic segment GTACGCCAACAAGTGGACCATTCAAGCCCGCGTTACTTCCAAATCAGATATTCGCACCTGGTCCAACGCCAAAGGCGAAGGTAGCCTCTTTTCCGTCGAACTACTCGATCAAACGCAGGATGTCCGGGCTACCTTCTTCAAGGAAGCCGTCGACAAGTTCTACAGCTTTTTGCAGATCGGATCCGTCTACACATTTTCCGGTGGACGTCTCAAGGTCGCCAACGCACAGTACAATACCTGCCAGAGCAATTTCGAAATCACTTTTGATCAGAACTCCGAAATACACctcgccaacgacgacggaaatATACAACGGCAGCACTACGAATTCATCGACAGCATCGCCGGTCTGGAGCGTACCGAACCCAACACCATGGTGGATCTGCTCGCCGTCGTACAGGCGGTCGGAGAAGTCGCCACGATTGTCAGCAAAAAGTCGGGCCAGGAGCTCACCAAGTGCGATTTGACCCTCATCGACACCTCCGCCACGCAAATCACCCTCACTCTCTGGGGAGACAAGGCTGCCTCGGCACTCACCGACTACAACCAACAACCCGTCGTCGCGATCCGGCGCGCACGCGTCAGCGACTACGGCGGACGTAGTCTCTCCCTCTCCGGATCCATCGAAACCAATCCGGACATTCCCCAAACCGCGCCCTTGCAAACGTGGTGGCGGACCCAAACCGCCAACGGCGGTGTCACCGGGAAATCTCTATCCGCCACCCGCGGCGGAGCCGGCGTGATGGAAAGTTTGGAACAACGACAAACCATTGCCGACATCAAGAATAACAATCTGGGTTACGCCGGCGACAAGCCCGATTGGCTGACGTTCAAGGCCACCGtttcctttttgaaaaaagACAAGGAGGGGGGTTCGTGGTACCCAGCCTGTGCCAACGCCGGGGAACCCTGCAAAAACCGGTACAAGGTCACGCAAACGACCGACGGCAACTGGTACTGCGACAAGTGTCAAGGCTCGTTTCCCACCTGCGTCCGGCGCTGGATCTTTTCCGGGGTCGTCGAAGACGACACCAGCTCTACCTGGGTCAGTTTCTTCAACGAACAGGCCGAAACACTGCTCGCCGGCGCCACGGCCGACCAAGTCTACGCCGAGACCTATCAGGATCAGCAAGATCAGGACGCCTACGACTCGTACTTTGCCAAGGCCAACCACACGGAATGGATCTTCAAATGCAAGGTCAAGAACGAAATGGTCAACGAAGAATCCCGCGTCAAAACCAGCGTCGTGGCCATGCAACCCGTCGACTTTGCCAAGGAATCCCGCGATCTCCTGTCGGCCCTGGCCAAGTTTTAAGCACCAACGCCGCCAGCGAGACGACACACGACGCGCGCAAGAGGGGACTACCAATGGGATACGCGGGGGGATGAGCCTGTGGGACGCGCGCGCATCAACCCGCTTGCCGGAGCGTAACCGAGGCCACTTTTATCTAGGTTTCCTATATCTACTTTATATTGTTACTCGTGTACCTCTATTTTATGTGCATGTACTGTGGCATACTTTGTGGACCACCCGGCAGATTGGCAGTCAGAGGCCATTGCTTTTTCGCGACCCTGGATCCGACCGTGGGAGATCTTGTCGTACTTTTTGATGCTCGGCATTTTCGTCGCCGTTTGGTCGGAGGTGTGTTCGTCGACTGTTGGCGTTCCAGTTCATGTTCGTGTTTGGCGTAGTGTCGCTCCATCATGGCCTTGCTCCGCAAGACCTGTGGACAGCACACGTAGCCACAAACGCGTGTTTTCCAACCGTGCCGTCCTACGACGCGAAAGCGCACGTGGCGATCCGCCAACCACTTTTCTTCGAAGTAGCGCTTCCACGGGACAAAATCGGCCCGGGCATCCGCATCGTTGGGGACGACGCCAAAGCGAGATTTGTACACACCGTGCCAGAGACGCTCGCGGTCCGCAATCGCCTTCCATTCCCGACAAACGCGACGCATACGGACCAGGCGTTTGTAGCCCAAGAAGGTAAAAATGTGATACAAGAGATCGTCGCCCAAATATTTAAAAATCGGAGGACGTGGGTTGGAATCGGCTCGGCGCAGCAAATCTTGGGGTTCCTGCGGGACATGGTTTTCTGGGCTCAGTGTCGAAAACATGTTGTCCGGTATCAAGTCCGCGCGGATACGGTTTGATGCCAATCGTACGCTGACGGGAAACTGCCAACGGGGCGTACGATCATCTCCAACTACATTTACCTGATCCCTTCCAAAACAAATGCCAAGGATTCCAGCGAGTTGCAAAGCGCAAACATAAGTTTCACATTCCAAGTCTGAACAACCAGGAGGAAGCCAATACCCGACACCATCGAATGCCACAGAAAGTTGTGCAGCAATGGCAGCAAAGTCTGGAATACGGTTCAAAATATTGCCCCGCCGGGTCAAAATGA encodes:
- the RPA1 gene encoding replication protein a large 70 kD subunit (Probably involved in DNA replication and DNA Nucleotide Excision Repair (NER) damage recogntion step in association with Xeroderma pigmentosum group A (XPA) protein), which produces MTGNGGGPSFSPILQVLDTKQVPGPQGSVRYRIVLSDGKHYIQGMLATQLNHMIATNLIGANTIVQVEQFMSNRVKDRTVIILLNVHALRNEPSRIGDPQDIEKAQIATPGTNYATGSSVPPVKTGSPNPYGGPSRNPHHASPVRSSHAPIVRDTVNGTPITNISNLNMYANKWTIQARVTSKSDIRTWSNAKGEGSLFSVELLDQTQDVRATFFKEAVDKFYSFLQIGSVYTFSGGRLKVANAQYNTCQSNFEITFDQNSEIHLANDDGNIQRQHYEFIDSIAGLERTEPNTMVDLLAVVQAVGEVATIVSKKSGQELTKCDLTLIDTSATQITLTLWGDKAASALTDYNQQPVVAIRRARVSDYGGRSLSLSGSIETNPDIPQTAPLQTWWRTQTANGGVTGKSLSATRGGAGVMESLEQRQTIADIKNNNLGYAGDKPDWLTFKATVSFLKKDKEGGSWYPACANAGEPCKNRYKVTQTTDGNWYCDKCQGSFPTCVRRWIFSGVVEDDTSSTWVSFFNEQAETLLAGATADQVYAETYQDQQDQDAYDSYFAKANHTEWIFKCKVKNEMVNEESRVKTSVVAMQPVDFAKESRDLLSALAKF